The DNA sequence GAGTTTTCGGCCAAGGTTGAGATGCTCTGCACAGAACTCAAACTGTTATCCATGTCTACGATCTGAAGGTTCCTGAAGTAGCTTGCTTTTCCAAAACCATCTTCTGCAAAATGCCCAGAACCCATTTGTGTGAACGTGTGTTGCCCATTGCTCCGTGAGTTCACCACCTCTCCTCCCCACTCCACCATCGTTGCATGCTCTGCTAAGTGCGTGAATAGCTCCGCCGGCCAATACCCCACCAATGTCTTATCACCAAAACTCATCCACCAGTTCCCTACTTTTGGATCCTGATTCATCACACAACTTAAACATGTCAATAAAACATCCTTAATTTTCGACCAAACATTCATTTCAACACTCACCTTCCAGATGAGAATTGTAATGTCGTATTGGTTGCTACCATAGGAAGACACAGGAGAAATCGCAGCTCCAATGGCTATTCTACTGTTTGTTTGAATAAACCCAGCACAGAGAAGGTTGTAACATCCGGTTGCACGATATGAATCACTCTGCATCaccacaaaatttcataaataccTATAAAAATTCCacttaattcatattttacttCACATACCATGATCATTTTAGCGcaaaagatatatttatttagtcATACATACTATTTTTTGGACATTCTTATAATGAAACTGttgtaaaaagaaagaaatgctAACCGTCCAATAAGTGAACAATCTGGGTCTGCTGTCACCATAGAGCTCCGGACTGACCTGACTAGTACAATCATCAAAGCTTCAAAGATccaatatttcataaaattacaattttttttttctccacgCAGTTATTGAATTAATGTAATGTGTCGTGTATCACATGCATTCTAATTAATTCATGTTGGCTGCTTCAAGGAACCAATTGAAAATCaactttacaaaataataataataattgctTCTTAATATAGTATTTTAATGAGAACTCATCATTCATCGTTCATCCTCTTTctaaagattaaagaaaatatttttttattgaacttGTGTAATTGTGTATTTTGATGATGAAACAGACAAGGGGACAAAAGAGTGTTGGAATTGGAACAAGTACCTGCCATCCAGCTTCGATGCTATTAAGATCAGTGCCATCGAAGGATCCTGAAAGAATCCAAAGCTGTGAAAGACTAAATTCGTTCATCACTTGAATTGATGGATCCCATACGTTTATTGTTGCCTTTGCCCCGTACATTTCTTGCGACGACCCCGTATATGCGATCGCATGCTGCGTTCCAcaaatttataatcaataaaaaaacaataattactgATTCTAAGGTCAAaacccttttttaattataataaaatacacgTTGAGAATATTAGTACAATAAGTTGAAGTAGAATGAAAGCAatcttcaaattatttaaaaggattCGGTGTTCTTGCAACACCTGGTAGATCTATTTCTGAAAAGTTACACTTTTGTAGAGTAAAAAGGTTATATACCTCATGGCCATTGGCGCTGAGAACATCAGGGGCATCGTTGCGGCGAGAAAGAGGAACAAGTCGTGAACGTTTCTTCCCAAAATCATACAAAGACTTTGCTCTCAGCACGTCATGCACCGTGCTCCGTCGTATCGGAACCGTTCCCTTTGGACACCGTGTCCCATTCAAGTGCCACGTTTGCCATGCCATgctttctccttcatctcccTCATTCACTTTCATCATTCCCCTTGGCATCTCCGTTGGCATTTTCTATAACATCCATCAAATAACGCCACACTTTTAACATAACAGTACTTTTTGGGGATGATCACAAGTAGACGAAGATGAGTGAAGTGCAAGGAAAGCAAATATAAAGAGGGTGGTGCCAAATTAATTAGGTTTGTTGTACACGTATACCTGGATCTTGTGATTCTTTAAAAGGGGGTGATCTAAAGCcagttgttttcttttgtgaaCACAATCGATAACATCTCCATCTGCACTCTGCAATACCAACCCACGCCAAAACAATACTTAAATGTTACGTAATAATGAAGGGAAACAAACATTTATTTGCCCATTAAAATCTCAACCACTCATCAACGTACCCtaaaatattctatattcatatatatatatatatatatagtaacaatattattattattattattattattattattattattattattacctcTATGGTGAGCACAGGAGGCTTGTTGATCTTGTCCAAGTGCCTGGTAATCCTTTGGAGTCTGAGGGTACTGGTTTGCGTATGTCTGGTGTAATTTAGCGTTCTGGATTCAACCATGGGCAGAAGCATGGGAAGAAAGAGAatgagaaggagaagaagatggtccttatcagaaggagctgaacaggAGCATCTCCCCTTTCTCCCAGGAACACCCATATCTTTTTCAGCGCCGagtaaaaacaagaaatgagTAGAACAAAAACTAGGAAACCATTAGGAGCAAAGCAAAGGGCACAAAGAAAATCTGAGTTTCATGGTTATTTCCAAGCCTAAACACCGAGCCAAGAAAAGAAAGTTGGAAAAGGACTAGTGGAGAggaaagaaaggagagaagaGGCTCCTTCTATCTCTctgtaattaataatattaatggcGAGGAGGGTAGTTGTTGAGATCAATTAAGCTGGTGGTGCTCTGAGAGACCCTTTTGAAGCTTCagcatgatgatgatgatgatgatgatgaagttTAAAGATTTGTGGTGAAGGTTGGAAGGAGAGAAAGTGTGAGGTGAAGTTGGTTAGCTCTGAAAGTTGAAACTTGTTAAATGAAAGTGTTATAAAAAGTGAGAGGTAGCGAAGCGAAAGAATGCAGCTTTTTATTACAGTTGTTGAATGTGTATCTGCCAGCATACAGTTTGCCATTAATACTTGGCTTGAAGCACACCTTCCCTCCCTCCCTCGCTATTGCTTGCTTTCCTTCACAGTCTCTCCATTCCTTTGCTTAACCTTTTTTTAAACTCTGACACTCAATTGGTGGAGAGAGGTGCGCTTTTAACCTTTTGGTTTTTCCACGTGGGGCACTCCtacttttcaatttcatcacCTACATTTCTGTAGGAGCATCCGAATTTATGTCAACACCTCTTATACTTTTCAAACCCTTCATAACTTTCTTCCAAcactttttaagaaaaataaaataaaataaacaatttcttttttaaaatctatttattttcaaataaacatatgGACGATGAAGTCATATGGATATACCGGAATTAAAATTGTTTGACCcaccaataaatttttatgagAACTTTTAAGTTAACTAAAAGTTGAGTTCTTCAATGCCTGAAAAAATATCCCTTCAATAACTATATCAAATACCAAGACCATCGtgttacataaaatatttaagttttttttttttggatctAACTCCTCAATATATCGgaaagagagtaaaaattattgaaaatagataagtatctaaaaataaaatagcttTTATAAAAAGAGTGTGGAAAAGAGGTTTCTGCACCATACATGTATGGTTTAAACCTCACAACAAGCTTTCAATTATAACAAGACCACATGTCCCTCATCCATCTGCACCAGTGCAGAAAGGGCTTTCTGTCCCggttatttttcacattttgcctcgggtctggaaccgaggcatattggggcgaggccaaaaggtacatcttttggcctcggttatacccgaagccatagacccagttttttgcctcggtcttggtaagaaccgaggcatattccttTACTCATCAAGCTGGTCCATAATCAAATCTGTGACCAAGTTTTCAAAGCAAACAATGGGAATCTACGGTAAGTAATAGCAGATTGAAACAGAAAATTTAAGTAGGCTTGGAACCATTTCAACTTCATTATGCAGCAAACATACATAGGAATTCACCTGCAATTCAAATTTGCAATTCAAATTCCAATCAGACAACAAATTAGGGGAAAACAAATGGTGTGAAAAGAGAAAATGGTAAGAAAGAGATGAAGACAGGGAATCCAAGTTCTCCACAGGGAATCGTTAAAAGGGGTAACTTTAACACCCCCAACAGTGACCCTATACACCTCAATGGCGTTCACAACCCCTTCGCCGGCGATCTTGTCGACCACCGCTCCCCCTTCCCCCGCGCCGTTTCACTCCGAAACAACAACCCCCTACCCGACTTACCCTCAATCTACCACACCGCTAGGGTTTTCACAAGCCCCGCCAGGTACTCCTTCCCCGTCACCGACAAAGGCACCCACATCGTGCGCCTCCACTTCCACCCCTTCAGCTGAAACCAAAAACAGCCACAAACACACCCTTTCGTTTGAGGATGTCGAGATTCCTGCATTCCTGGCGCTCTTCTAGGACCCACTGGGGGAGGTGGACGAAGGTGTGGCGGTTGGCGTTGGCGGAGAAGTCAGTCACCTCGCCGAAGCGGGAGGCGAGGGCTTTTAGCGAAACGGCGGCGTCGTATttgcagagagaaatggaggaTAGTGAAGTGGATTGGGTTTGTGTTGTGGAGAAAAGTGAATGTttgcagagagaaatggaggaTAGCAGTGCGCGCGAGGAAGAAATGGGGTTCAGttttgagccctaattaaattatatggcctcggttcaatttagaaccaaggcatataaccccttttggccccggttccttaacacccgaggcctaacatcccttttggcaccggctttttcccaaccgaagcctataagtcaaaacgagaatggcatttttgaaatttttggcaacctttttggcttcgggccttcttaaccgaggcctaacaccccttttggcaccgggttttttgtaaccgaggcctataactgcttttggcttcgggttttaggtgaaccgaggcataaaagttgcctgtaattgcaaaattgccaccgcgccattataggcTTCGATTCCTTGCCAACCGAGGcttataaggcgaggtaaaaaagCATTTCTGCACTAGTGCTGCTATTATATATTCCAAAAAATATGGTAATAGTTTTTGGAATCACGATTTGCAGTTGACCCATTGCATATAAATAACAAATCATCTGATTAACAAATAAACTTTTGTCTCTTATAGCACTTATAAATGCACTAAAACCACATCAATAAGTCTTCATAGTGTATAAAAGAAATCTTCACTTTATAGGTCCTAGGTGTAAGTCATTGACATTTATGAGAGTGCATCCACAAAATAAATTTGGTGTGATATAATCGAGTCGAGAGACCGAATTTTTGAGTGTTATTTTCTGCTGAGTATTAAAGATACAATGTATTGGtactttgaaaatatttttaatatattttacagtTTCAAAATCAGTGATCATCAATATATGTTAAAAACACagtaaaataatagtataaaaaaattcaacagaGAATCCAAACTCAACTTAATATTTATAACCATCGAAATACTCTAAAACCTTTGTGTGAATAACATGAACAAGAATATTTGATCAGATAATTGTTCAACCCAATCAATAGTTTGTAATGTGAATAACATGGTACTTTAGTCTCTCATGAATAccaatcatcatcatcaccattattattattattattattattattattattattattattatatcttgTCAAATATACATTTGGCCAACTTGCCCTTTGCCTCCTcgaagaaaagaaaacacaaaatattcattatttcaTGCAGATAACACTTGGTCACTCTGTATAACTTTCCAAACATATGAAGCTTGGTATGACAGGTTTGATTTTTGAAGcagtattttaactttttacataTGGCTGAAATTATGGAAGctgaattaaattataaagggtccCTCggctaaaaaatatttacaatatgaAAAAGTAATGCTactgtttctattttttaatataataaatacttttattaaatacgTAATATATTTATTCCTTCAATTGAGAAAAAACATTTATGGAATTATACATGAACTGGCATGTGAATCTAGCTATACTGTCTGCAATtagatataatataaataactaaatagaaaaataatgaaaatatatgtataGTCAACGTCTATTAATTATTGGAGAAGATGGTTAATTTGTCTGCAAGTTGTTTGTGGATATTAAGATTTGGGAGCTCTCTTTCATGCACATACAAAATGCAGAGACACCTATGAAATACAGgtttagaatttttattaacGAAAGtttcattatcttttttcttataGATATTatcatagaaatattttattattctatgCATGGCAGCTAATGCCCTGACTATATTagcatgaagaaaataaatctGAGATTAACAATATAAATCAGtctaaatagtattttttttttttttagattttgtgAAAAGAATTCTGAGaaaaaaattttctaaatttattttttagcttgaaaaatagtttttccgTGTCACGATTTTAAGATCGAATAAATATTTCATactaattttgaaagaaattatgTATTAAGCTAATGGTCATGTATTAATAGTATATACAGTTTAATTTTACTATCTAATGATAAATATTGTcatggttttaaaaataattgttgtaaaaaggttaataaacaactttttgtgtttatttttaaatgactgtataaaatcatttaaattattctatataatcacatcttaattttataacGTATTTCATTACAATTTTAGAATGAAATTTGTATGTCCCGATTTtgaggagaaaaaaatatgatgccGCCTAAAATATATTCTACTATACCGTATAGTAGAATAATAACTTGTATACATActaacatacatatatatatatatatataaaagtagagtcaattttataagattaaatttgtcttaaattttactatattaatattgtattaGAATTATTTAGAGTTtatcttaaacaaaatttgaaccattcttatatatatttatatctttattatACGGATTGAGTCATGGCatgaaatcaataaaaaaaagaaaatgcggaaggtgtttaatttttttcatctaatGTTATGTTAGATATATACAAGtcacaagaaagaaaaatatacacaatAGGTATTTGATGAAATGTAAACTTAAAgagaatttttttcatttttcatattttgatcTATTATAACTTGTTTAATATATAGAGTACAATATCTCatgatataaagaaaaaaagtaaaatctaATATGTTatcataatacaaaatatttgataataataaaataataaaatatataatatctccATCAATATAAGTAAAACTAGGAGATATATAATATCTCTAACAATAACACAAACGCTGACAATTCATTTTATGTAAGCAATACaagtaaattataaataattataatatatattgacATATTATAATAAGTGTAATATATAGTAGCTTATTTTTAGTAATCTTAGAAAGTCCTCCCCCAACCACCTCAAATGAATTGTTATAGTTATTGTTATAGTTATGTAAAAATAGAAGTAATGttcaattaaattgttttaattattaaatttaaggttaaatatattgttgtcctcagtaaaaattagaattaatttttattcaaaactttgatttaatttaatctttttaacaaaaatgtgttaagtttatttgatatttcaaacgtgtttcatgataatatttgaattatttatcttatttaatacATTTCCATTACAATATTAACTGAAAAATGTGTTTGAATATATGTAAAcatttctttatatatgtaaaCATTATTCTTTTCAgtgatatttttaatacatcTAATCTAACTAATCGTTTTCATATTTAAACTATCATAATTTGttctaaaacataaatattgtgaaattaatgaaatctaattgtatttattatatatctgtAAATAAACCAgttattttatcatttcattttaaaaatacacaAACGTTTATGTTTAATacaatttaaacattaaaaaaaacatgactcctcaaacaattttataaacattttaagtaaaaaaaaaaatctgtaaattgataactaaataGATGTTATGCTCGGGCTAAACACTAATTATCTACCAATTTAGCAACCAATGATTTTAAAGCAGCTATGTATGAAGTATTATTAGTAATTTATACTTTCGAATCTACATGTGTATTAACGAagttccatatatatatatatatatatatatatatatatatatatatatatatatatatatatatattatatatatatatatatatatatatatatatatatatatatatatatatatatatatatatatatatatatatatatatatatatatatatatatatatatataataaggaGTGTGACTTAAGGTTTTTTTTGGAAGAAGTGTGGCTTAAGTTAAGAAATCATTAATAAGGAATCTTTGAACTTGGCAATACCTTTTTAGTCATCCTCTTAACTATTTGGTACGCTATAATGTTGACTAAATTCCCCATTAATATGGCAAATGTCCAAATTAATGTAGTGATTAATATTGGAATTAATTAATGGTGATGGGTAATGTGTAATGTAATACTCAAATGCTTTCAAATATGGCTCTTTCTGTTCGCATAAACTGTTTTCATCTCACAAAACAACACAACACCAACCATCACTCATATACATTAACGGGGAAGGGAAGCAAATCATGATACTCATCTACCAACAAATTTCTTCAATTCCTACACAATACGTAAATACTTcactcatctttttcttttcattcaagTTTAAGTCAAATCAGTTTTAAGGTTTCACCAACAACGTCGTAAATAAATCATTTCATCGATATTTTTTACGTTTATCTTCTCTTCGACAGATGTTAACTGAATGAcgttatatatatttgttttattagtgAATACATTTCATACATGCAATTTTTTATTCTACTTTCTAATAGTacaatataaaacttataaattaatttttgtggagttcaattaaattaatattattttttggtaaACTTATTATATCACCTGTTATGTTAAGAGCTGTTTGAGACGTTTGAAATGTCTATTCTTTAATATACAAAAGTCACCGACTTTGTGAGATTGAAATAagctcaaaatttaatttttaatactttcagtcttcttttcttctttctttcattttggatctgattttttttttttaatttggttgaaAATGAAGTCAGTTTACCAAAAGCACTTGACGGTAAGTTGGGCTTGGGCTTTCTGCAAGCCCAAGAATTTGAGCGGACTTTTAGGTCCTCGAGGCCTGCGATATAGGTCTAATTTGTGTTTGGAAATCCTTAAATTGACgttgaaagaaaattttatatattttaaaactctaAAAAAAAAACGTGAGTAATATTAATGTTTGACGGTAGGAGCTGGAATAAAAACCTCCTTGTCCTTGTGATCACATTTTTAGAATAAGTCACcaatttcattttcaaagtCCTTATACTTATAGTACAATACAAGTACtcatttatattgtattatattttaaatcttatgattagaaaattatattatattaataatattaaattttatgtaaaatttctaaaatattttatttatgatattgttataatttcttttttatctatatttttattttaggacTCTTTTGCATTCactatttatttgtatatttatcccttcaatatttattttattcttttatctcaaTTCCTCTTTTTCACATGTTGTGATGAAATTTCTAACCTTATTATCAATACTTCCTCACTTTCTTTTAAGTTcttatagagaaattaaaagacATAGTATCCtttctctattttaaaaaaatgtttatattttttttatttttttcatcaaaataaatatgtataagctaataaaagattagataaatctaaaaatatacataatttattaatgtcaatttaaaatattgaaataacaGTTAAATAAAAGCAAAACTCGTAAAAACAACATCATACTTAATAGTAAAATGAGAATTCTAACccttttatataaaaacaattaaaggtCTACACATTTTTTAGAAGTGCTTATGCAGTCTTGAGGAAAAGACTAATAGGTTAGTCTAGTATTACAACAATTTATAGTTGCAAAGAAGTTGTAAAATGATAGGCGTATCTagtatcaaaataattttctagACCTTGCCACTTCATACTAATTCAAAGGTTAGAGAGTCACGTGGAGATATGTTCCCAATGTGATGTTATACTAACATAATGGGCCTAATGACATTTTTCTGGTGATTGTCTATCCTTGCTTAACCTGTTGCAACTTTGTCTCCCATCCCTATATATACTTGTGTCACCCAATTCCATTCCTGCAGTAGAGAAGTTGTATCGCCCTATTGTCTATTCCAAATAAATAGAGCGGTTGTACTCCATAACATTCTCATcccctgaaaaaaaaaagaacatataTTCTCCAACCCTTTTTCCTAACACTACTTTTCTACAAAATAAACTTTCACTTCCCTACTTTCAAACTAAGTGTGTGTTTGTccttcaataataataatcacaatgATTTTAAGCAATGAATTGGACATTGATATCAACCACTATATGaaaatgttacatttggtaATTTATGTTTCATCCAAGCTCATGCACTCACTTGTGCCATACAAAAGATTTCTTCTAGCTCtactttccttttctttaaaattacCTTGTTTTTATGCTTCCAGATTTCCCAGATAATAGTCGGTCACATTCCTTTCCAACTTctattttgttttccatttaGTTGCATAAGATAAAAGTGTTGGAAATTGACACATGACTTGTTATGATACACTGTATTCACACTAAGCCACCGATCACATATCTCTCACACTGTTTTGGTTATTTTACAGTCAAAGAAGATATATTTGACACTCTCCTAACTTTCTGCACACAACTCGCATAAGGTATTACCTAAATGTATGTCTTTACTTACTAATTTTGTCTTAATTGACACCTTATCCAGCATTATCCTCCATCCTAGTATTTGTGTCTTTAGAAATACATTTAAGCaccaaagagatttaaaaacACTATTAATTTTTTCACCTATAATCCCTTGTAGTGTATTATATTCTAGACCTTATTGTATATGCTTCTTCTTCATTCAACCATATCAAAGTATCATCCCagtttcttttaataaatgaatgactttatttaataaaaagtataatatataagtaaagaaTAATCATCCTCCAAAAGCATTTTACACgtgataaaattgttaatttcaaaatagttatttaataattatatcaacATAAGTTTTTTACATTAGAAGTTCATAAAACGTAACTCAAAatgagatatttaaaaataatatcatcttaaaattttaaggcTGATTTTAAATAGTTGAAGGTGACAGTTTTGGTTAAATttgtttagttatttttactaCCACATGCAATATCACCTAATGAAGGTGACACTTATCATTCTTATGTGTCCCAcgaatttgaaatttgattacagtcataaaaatcaaaccttatgcaaataacaaaaataggCGAGATATGTAAATAAGTGggacacaataaataaataagtgcgGATGAGATGTACTTCtagtagtatttttttaaatttactaatcaatctttttttgtcatccaatAGGATGTACTTCTTGGGTAccacgaatttgattataagttaaaaaatcaacccttattgcttgTACTAGGTGACtggtttgaagaaaaaaacatgtcAAATCATATATGTACCATAAGTGGGAAATAATGAACAAATGAGTAGGGAACTGTATATTACAttttgtaccatttttttaaacttactaatcaatcttttgtttgttatcgatttggatgtacttcttatgtacacctaatttaaaaagtcacaaaaatcaaccctggttgatatttaaaaagttttcttaaatttctaaggtactttttatcttataataccattaattatacatttctttttctttttgcgatttctttcaattgtctcaaattgtttgtaagacacacattttttaatatttttatttgttgtttatattcACCATGTagaatactttttttatatatttgtctaattattttttattttctaactcattatcaatcagaCTGTAATTTTCTcgatataattgtataaaaaacttttatttactacaatataaaaatttaatacaatataaaattttaatgtaattatcatgaatattttttatcaacatctaCCATATACTAGAGTTCAACCTttattgcttgcactaggtggGTGGCTTAAAAAAAAGGTCAAGTCAGATCTTCAATCTAAGtgggaaaaaaataaacatatgaGTGGGAAACTGCATACTacattttgtataatttttttaaactaactaatctaatcaatcttttgttttgttatatagTAGAATGTATTTCTTATGTCCCAcgaatttgattacaagtcacaaaaGCAAACCATTATTACTTGCATGGAATAactcaatttgaaaaaaataggcagTACAAGAtatgcaaataagtggggcacaacaaataaataagtggGGAGCAGTGTATTACTTTtcctagtattttttttttaaatttactaatcaatcttttttttgtcatcccatgggatgtacttcttattaccgtgaatttgattataagttaaaaaatcaaCCCTCATtatttgcactaggtggctgacttgaagagaaaaatatgtCACATCATGTATGTACCAAAAGTGGGGAATAATGAACAAATGAGTAAGGAACTACATATTACATTTTGTACAATTTGTTTAAACTTACTAACCAATCTATTGTTTGTTATCCAATTGGATGTACTTTTAATATACAACGAATTTGACAataagtcacaaaaatcaacccttattcatatttcaaaagttttcttagatctatatgttatttttcattttatcatactattaattatacatttctttttctttgtgcgatttttttcaattgtgtcaaattgtttgtaagacacacttttgttaatttttttatgtttttatttgtcctttattttcatcatgtagaata is a window from the Vigna unguiculata cultivar IT97K-499-35 chromosome 7, ASM411807v1, whole genome shotgun sequence genome containing:
- the LOC114190477 gene encoding uncharacterized protein LOC114190477, which translates into the protein MGVPGRKGRCSCSAPSDKDHLLLLLILFLPMLLPMVESRTLNYTRHTQTSTLRLQRITRHLDKINKPPVLTIESADGDVIDCVHKRKQLALDHPLLKNHKIQKMPTEMPRGMMKVNEGDEGESMAWQTWHLNGTRCPKGTVPIRRSTVHDVLRAKSLYDFGKKRSRLVPLSRRNDAPDVLSANGHEHAIAYTGSSQEMYGAKATINVWDPSIQVMNEFSLSQLWILSGSFDGTDLNSIEAGWQVSPELYGDSRPRLFTYWTSDSYRATGCYNLLCAGFIQTNSRIAIGAAISPVSSYGSNQYDITILIWKDPKVGNWWMSFGDKTLVGYWPAELFTHLAEHATMVEWGGEVVNSRSNGQHTFTQMGSGHFAEDGFGKASYFRNLQIVDMDNSLSSVQSISTLAENSNCYDIKSFYSNEWGTYFYYGGPGNNPQCP